The Corynebacterium minutissimum genome includes the window CACAAGGTTGAGCAGCACCTGGTGGAGGCGGTCCGGATCGCCGTCCACAATGGGGATATCTGTGGCCTCGTTGTTGACGTTGATGGTGCGGCCGGCAAATGCCGCGCGCGCCGAGGAGCCCACCGAAAGCACCAGCTCCAGCATGTCCACCTGGCGCATATCTAGGCGGTTGCCCTCCGCACGGGTCAGGGACAACAGGTCTTCCACCAGCAAAGACATGCGCTTTGACTCAGCGTCAATCTTGCTGAACACAAACTCCGCATCCTGCGTCGCGCCCGAGCGGTACAGCTCAGTATAACCGCGCAGACTCGTCAGCGGGGTGCGCAGCTCGTGGGACGCATCGCCAACGAAGCGGCGCATCTGCTGCTCCTTCTCCTGCGCGTCGACCACGGAGTTCTGCAGCTGGCCCAGCATGACGTTGAGCGCCGCGGCGAGCTGCCCCACCTCGGTATGCAGCGGCCATTCCGGAACGCGCTTATCGAGGTTTCCGGCCGCGATTTGTGACGCCGTCTTCTCCACGACCCGCAGCGGCCGCAAGGCCCTATGGATGAACCACATGCCCACGATGGCGATGATGAGCATGACCACCGCGGCGATAATGACTTGCACGATGGCTAGGCCTTTAAGGATCGAGTTCTCTGTGGTCATGTCCTTGGCCACAACCACCACGGAACCATCGGGTTTTACTGCGGCCACCGCGCGCCACTCGGTGTCGCCCTCCGTCGAGGCAACGCTCATGGGTTCGCCGCCGACGTAGACATCCCGGACATCGGGGATGGCGGCCATAGGGCCTGTGGAAACCACGGATCCATTGGGGTAATAGGCAATCGCCACGTAATCCGTCGGTGGACGGCGGCTGCGGTCCTGGGTGTAGAAGGTTTCGTCGAGGTTGCTGGCCCAGGAATGGAGGGCGTCGTTCAGCTCTGTGTCCACGCGGGTATAGAGCACGTTGCGCATAATCGACGAGACCGCCAGCGAGGACATCGCCAAACCGATGCCCGAGACAAGCACCATGAGCACGAGCAGCCACGTGCGCAGCGGCAGGGCCTTGGGGCGCTGGATGCGACGGTGCTGGGTCTTCTCGCGCACGGGAGTGCCCCCGGAAACCGAAGCCTGCGTGTTCGTGTTGTTCGTGGTGGTATCGCTCATGCTCTCTTCAGCCTACGAGCGGGGCATGCGCAGAACGTAACCCACGCCGCGCACGGTGTGGATCAGCGGGGTATCACCGGTGTCGATCTTGCGCCGCAGGTAGGAGATGTAGGACTCCACCACGTTACCGTCGCCGCCGAAGTCGTAGTGCCACACGTTGTCGAGAATCTTCGCCTTGGACAGCACCACCTCACGGTTCTGCATGAGGTAGCGCAGGAGGTTGAATTCGGTGGGCGAAAGCTCGACGATTTCGCCGCCCTTGGTGACCTCGTGAGTGTCATCGTTGAGCGTGAGGTCAGCATAGGACATGGTGGCGCTGCCATCCTGGTCTTCCGTAGCACTGCCACGGCGCAGGATGACGCGCAGACGGGTAATCACCTCTTCCAAGCTGAAGGGCTTAGTCACGTAGTCATCGGCGCCAATGGTAAGGCCGTGGATGCGCTGGTCGACGGAGTCCTTGGCAGTCAGGTACAGCACGGGGCCGTCGAGGCCTTCGCTGCGCAGCTTGCCCAGCAGTTCGAAGCCGTCCATGCCGGGCATCATGACGTCCATAATGTAGGCATCCGGGTTAATCTCGCGAGCGATGCGCAAGGCCTCATTGCCGGAGTTGGCACTGTGAACGTCGAAACCCTGGAATTTCAGGGAAACGGTGAGCAGCTCAACGATATTCGGCTCGTCATCGACGACGAGTACCTTGATGTCCTTGGAATCATCCATGGTCCCGCTTAAATCCTTTCTCCGCTGAGCTCGATGCCACGACGGGGCACCTGGGGCGCAGCCTCTGTTCAAGTATCTCATTCAAAGAAATGAGTATGGCATTGCGCCTTCCCAAGGTACTGAGCGTAGTCTGTACGTGCGCTGTGAACCGAGAGGCGCTGGATGTTTGCCTAAGATAACGAAGCATGACGCACGTTTCCCAACGCACCGACCGCCTCACCGTGGCTGCCTGGGCCCTGTGGGATTGGGGTTCCGCCGCCTTCAACGCGGTGCTGGTGACGTTCATTTTCTCGGTCTACCTCACCGATTCGGTGGGCCAGCAGATCGAGTCCCAGTTCACCCCGGCGCAGTGGTTGTCGTGGTCCATGGCGGTCGCGGGCCTTGTCATCTTCGCGGTCACCCCGATTATGGGCCAGCGCTCGGACCGGTTAGGCACGCGGCGGCGGGCCTTGGGTTTCTGGTCACTGCTGACGTTTCTCGTCATGGCCAGCTTATTCTTCATCCGCAACGATGCGCCGCTGTACTTCTGGCTCGGCCTTCTCGGCTTGGCGGTCGGCAGCGTGACCATCCAGTTCGCGGAAGTCAACTACTTTGCCCAACTCAACCAGGTGGCCACAGAGGACAACGTGGGGCGCGTGTCCGGCTTAGGTTGGTCCGCGGGTTATTTCGGTGGCATTGTGCTGCTGCTCATCTGTTACTTCGGGTTTGTAGCGGGCGAGGGCGGCGCACTGGGGCTGAGTACTGAGGGCGGCTGGAATATCCGGCTCGTAGCGCTGCTGGCAGCGCTGTGGTTTGGCGTGAGCTCCATCCCGGTGATGCTGCGCGTGCCTGAGATTGCCCCGTCGGGTAACACGACCGGTGGCGTGGCAGCGTCCTACCGCGAACTCTGGCGAACGTTGCGCTCGCTGTGGTCGGAGGATCGCAACGCCTTTGCCTTCCTTTTTGCCTCCGCCATCTTCCGCGATGGCCTGTCGGCGGTGTTTAGTTTCGGTGCGGTGCTGGGAGTCTCGGTCTATGGGCTTTCGCCTGGCGATGTCCTCATGTTCGGCGTCGCCGCCAACGTTGCGGCCGCACTTGGCGCGGTGGTGGGCGGGCTTATCGACGACCACGTCGGCCCCAAAGCCATTATCCTCACCTGCCTGGCGATTCTTACCACCATGGCCGGGGTGATGTACGTCGCGCAGGGAGCGACGGCGTTCTGGATCTGCGGGCTTATCCTCTGTCTCTGCGTTGGCCCAGCGCAGGCCTCCGCGCGCGGCTTCTTGGCGCGCGTTGCCCCGCCGGGCCGCGAGGGTGAAATGTTCGGGCTTTACGCCACGACGGGACGTGCGGTGTCGTGGCTAACGCCTTTCCTGTTCGGAGTTTTCGTCTCCGTGATAGGTCAAGGCGACCGCGGCGGCGTGCTCGCCATCGGCCTAGTCCTGCTCTTGGGAGCTCTTGTCCTTATCCCAGTCAAGGACCCCGCCAAGGCATAACGCTCTCACACGCTAGAAGTCCTGCGGACGCGGGATGTTGCGCAGGTTGGACTTCGCCATGCTGAGCATCTGGCCCACGCCGCCGTCAAACACGGTGCGGGTAGCTGCCTTGGAGAAGCCCATGAGCTGCTCGAAGGTGAGCGTCGGCGGGAGGGAGAGGGCGTTGGGGTCGGTGACGACGTCGATAAGCGCAGGCCCCTCATAAGCCAAGGCCTCCTTAATAAGGCGCGGCGCGTCCTTCGGATCCTCAATGCGGAAATGCTTGATACCTGCCGCTTCGGCGATCTGGGCGAAGTTGACGTGCTCGTGGTCGGTCTCGTGTTCTGGGAGGCCCTGGACCAGCATTTCCAGCTTGACCATGCCGAGGGAAGAGTTGTTGAAGACGACGGTCTTCAGCGGCAGGTTATGCAGCTTCACGGTGAGCAGCTCACCCATGAGCATGGAGAGACCACCGTCGCCGGAGAAGCTGATGACCTGGCGGCCCGGGTTCGCGGCTTGAGCACCAATGGCCATGGGCAGGGCGTTAGCCATGGTGCCGTGGCGGAAAGAGCCAATCTGCTCACGCTGACCATTGGGGGTGATGTAGCGCGCGCCCCACACGTTGCACATGCCGGTATCGACGGTGAAGATGGCGTCCTCATCAGCCTCCTTGTCGATGAGGTCCGCGATGTACTCCGGGTGAATCGGGGTGTGCTTCTCCACACCGGAGGTGTAGGCCTCCACGACGTGCTCAAGCTTGTCGTAGTGCTTCTTGAGCATCGTGTCGAGGAAGGAGCGGTCCTTCTTCTCGTCGACGTGCGGCAGAATGTTCTCGATGGTAGCCGCCACGTCACCGGTCACCGGGTACTTGATGCGGGTGCGGCGGCCGATGTGGGAACCATCGATGTCGACCTGCGCCACGTTGGCATCGGGCAGGAAATCGTTGTACGGGAAGTCCGTGCCCAGGAGGATGAGAAGGTCGGCCTCGTGGGTAGCCTCGTGGGCCGCACCGTAGCCAAGGAGGCCGGACATGCCGACGTCGAAGGGGTTGTCGTACTGGATGTACATCTTGCCGCCCAGGGCGTGGCCGATGGGCGCCTTAATCTTTTCCGCGAGGGCCAGGACCTGCTCGCGCGCGTTCTTGACACCGGCGCCGACGAAGAGGGCGACGGTTTTGGCCTCATTAATGGCCTGGGTCAGCGCAGCGGCCTCGGCTGGGTCCGGGTAGACAATGGGACGTCCTGCGGAGATAGCCGAGGAAGTAAAGGTGTCATCCTCTGCCTCTTGCATGGAGACGTCACCGGGGATAACGAGGACGGAGACGCCGTTGCCCGCCATGGTGGACTGGATGGCGTGGTGCAAGACAACGCCTCCCTGCTCAGCAGAGTTCACCATTTCGCAGTAGCCGGAGCACTCCTGGAAGATGGCCTCCGGGTGGGTTTCCTGGAAGAACTTCGAGCCGATCTGGCGCGATGGGATGTGGCTAGCAATGGCGAGGACCTTGGCGCCGTTGCGGTGGGCGTCGTAAAGCCCCTGGATAAGGTGCGTATTACCCGGGCCGCAGGAGGCAGCACACACGGCCAGCTTGCCGGTGGTGAGAGAATCCGCCTCCGCGGCGAAGGCGGCGGCCTCCTCATTGCGGACGTGGACCCACTCAATAGAGGAGCGGCGCACCGCATCCACGATGGGGTTAAGGGAGTCACCCACAAGGCCGTAAATGCGCTCGACGCCTTGGGCCTCGAGCATCTCGACGAGTTGTGCAGCATATGTGCGTGCCATGAAGTCTTCCTCTCTAACGTTTGTTGTGAACAGAACCCCAGTGTTGCTCTAACAGAGCCGGTTTCGCCACATTAAAGCTAGATTCTCACGTAAAAATTCCTTTGTGACCTCAACAACAAAACCCTTTGCGTAGAATTGAAACTGTAACGGCCGTTCGGTAGAGTTTCGCAGCATGACTGACACTCAGAACACAGCGTCTGCCGACGCCCTCCGTGCCTCCGCGACGCGCCGCTGGAGCTTCTTTGGAGTCGTGTCCTTAGGTCTGCTCATGATCGGTCTGGACAACTCGATTCTCTACACCGCACTACCGGAGCTTTCCGAACAACTCCACGCCACCTCCCTGCAGCAGCTGTGGATCATCAACGCCTATGCCCTGATGCTCGCCGGCCTCCTTTTGGGCACCGGCACGTTGGGCGACAAAATTGGGCATCGCCGAATGTTTGTCATTGGTCTATGGATTTTCGGTGCGGCGTCGTTGACAGCAGCACTCGCGCCCGGCGCGTGGGAGTTGGTCGCCGCCCGCGCCTTTCTGGGGCTTGGTGCCTCCATCATGATGCCCGCCACGTTGGCTCTTATCCGCCTGACCTTCGAGGATGAGATCGAACGCAACACCGCGATTGGCATTTGGGGCTCCATTGCCGTCGTCGGTGCCGCAGCTGGCCCGACCGTGGGCGGCTTCTTGCTGGAGCACTTCTGGTGGGGGTCGGTCTTTTTAGTCAACGTGCCCATCGTCATCATCGCGCTTGTACTCACCGCGTTTCTCGCGCCGCCGAACGTGGCGAATCCCGCCAAGCACTGGGACGCTTTGTCCTCGTTGTATGCGCTGATGACGTTGGCATCCCTCGTTCTCGTCATCAAGTCTGTAGCCAGCTCCCACCTCAACGCCATGCTCATCGGCGGCGCGCTCGCTATCTGCCTCGTGGGCGCCGTTCTGTTTACGCGCCGCCAAGACAGGCTGGAGGATCCCCTCCTCACCTTCGATATCTTCCGCTCCCCTATCTTCACGGGAGGTGTACTTGCCGCAGCGGGCGCCATGTTTGGCATGGCGGGCCTGGAGATGACCACAACACAAAAGCTTCAGCTCGTCGACCTGTACTCACCTTTGCATGCCGGCCTCATCATCTCCATCATCGCGCTGGCAGCACTGCCCATGTCTGCCCTGGGTGGTGCAAACCTGCACCGTTGGGGTTTCCTGCCGATTATTGCCGGCGGCTTCCTCTTCATGGCGGGAGGCATCGGCTGCACCGTGTGGGGCGGGCACCGCGAACTCTTCCCTGCCTACTTGGCGGGGCTCTTCCTCACCGGTGTGGGCGCGGGCCTTGTCATGTCAGTATCCTCCACCGCCATCATCGGTGCGGCCCCGGCGTCGCACTCCGGTATGGCCGCGGGCGTGGAGGAGGTCTCCTATGAATTCGGTACGCTGCTGTCCATCGCGGTGACGGGCTCGCTCGTACCATTGCTGTTCACGCGCGGCCTCCCTGAAGACATCCAGGAGCTAGGTATGGAGGCGCTGTACACACCGGAGCTTGCCGGAGTATCCTCCAGCGCCTATACCCACGCCTACCTCAGCACCGCCGCCGGGCTCGCCGTGGTGATGCTCATCTTCGCCGCAGTAACCGGATGGTGTTTCCGCACTAACCCGACATCTGGAGGTGCCGATGCCCCGCATCAGTAAAAAGATCGAAACGCTCGACATGGCGCTCGCGATCATCGAGAAGGAGGGCGTACATGCGCTGACCTACGATTCCCTCGCCACGGCGACCGGCATGAGCAAGTCCGGACTCATCTACCACTTCCCTACCCGGCACCAGCTGCTCATTGATTGTCATACGCTCTGCGCGGAGCGCTGGGAAGAGGAACTCATCCGCCTCTCCGGCGGCAAGACCGCAGATCAACTCACCGAACGTCAGCGCTACCGCGCGGCCATCGAATCGATGGGCAAGAATGACCCGCTCATTGAACTCCTCATGTCCATCCACGCGCAGTCGCATCCGGACTTTCAGGGGGTATGGAGGGACGTCGATAAGCGCTGGCTCCCTGACCCCGCCACGGCGGACGAGTCCGTCCTGTTAGCGTCGGTCATTGCGAACGGGCTGTGGGTACATGATCACCTCACCGAACGCCCCCTGCCGCCACGCCGGCGCCGTGCGCTTATCGACGTCGCCCTCAACCACCTCGCCGAATAGCGTGCGGCCGAACAAAATGAGCTGGAGACGAGACTTGAACTCGCAACCTACGCATTACAAGTGCGTTGCGCTACCAATTGCGCCACTCCAGCACCGCGGATGATCCGCTAGGGGAATCGTACCCGAGTCCACCCCGAAGACGGAAAGCCGGGGTCTCTATGCTGCACAGGAGCGTGCGCCGCGCCACACTAAAAGCACTGGCAGGTGCATAATTCGGCGGCAGTTACTAAAGTGCTGATTTACCGAACCCAGAAATGTTGTTGAGGTCTGACTTTTCCGTGTCTGTTCTTTCTTCGCTTCGCCAGCGCTTGCGCGATGGCTCGGCGCACGTCGCCACCATCGACGCCGCCAAAGCTGCCCCGCCGCCCTCCCCGCTTGCCCCGGTTGATCTCACCGACCCAGCCCAGGTCACGGGTGTTATGGAGATTGCCGCGCGCGTCGGTGAGATTCTCATCGCAGCCGGCACGGCGAATACGGATGCCCAGGCGCAGATCCACCTTGTGGCCTCCTCCTATGGTCTGCACTACTGCCACGTGTCGATTCTGCTTAACACCATCACGATTCACACCGCGATTGGCACCGGAACAAACCGTCGTAACCTGCACGTATTCCGCGTCGCGCCGAGTATTGCGGTGGACTTCACCAAGTTGTCCGCGGTAGACCGCCTCATTCGCTCTATCCATTCGGGTGCCACTCCGCCGTCGATGGCGGAAAAGATTCTCGATGATATCGATGCGATGAAGAACCCGTACTCGAAGAAAACCATCGTGAGCGCCTGGGGCGCTATGGGTGGTTTCATTGCCGTGATGCTGGGCGGTGACCTGCTCGTCGGCGTGGTCACGTTCCTCATCTCGGCGCTCATTATGGGCACGAACATGTTCTTGGCCCAGTACCGCCTACCGCCCTTCTATCAGAACCTCGTGGGCGGCCTCTTGGCGGTTGTTCCGGCGGCGATCTTGTACAACGTGTTTGCGCAGTTCGGCATCCAGATGCTGCCCTCACAGATCATTGGTTCGGGCATTATCGTCCTCGTGGCTGGCCTGACGCTGGTGCAGTGTTTGGTGGATGGCATCACGCGCGCGCCGGTGACGTCCTCCGCGAAGTTCTTTGAGGCCCTCATGTCCACCGGCGCCATTATCGCCGGTGTGGGCCTGGGTATCCAGATAGCCGGCTGGCTGGGCTTTAGCCTACCGCCCTTGGCCACGTTGGCGCCGCCCGTCTACCACCAGATTCCGCTGCTCGTGGTGTGCGGTGGAATCGGCTCGGCGGGTTTTGCGCTGGCGCTGGGTGCGTCGTGGACAGAGGTCGCCATCTCCGGATTGACGGCCGCGGCAGGTTTGGTCTTTTACTATTCCGTCGTCGTGCCTTTTGGTGTAGGCACGGTGGTGGCCTCGGGTATTTCGGCAGTGGCCGTGGGCCTGGCCGGTGGTTTGCTCTCCCGCCGCTACATGATGCCGCCGCTTATCACGATGATTGTGGGCTACACGCCCATGCTTCCGGGTCTCACGTTGTACCGCGGCATGTATGCCACGCTCAACGAGCAAATCATCACCGGCGTAACCAACCTGGCCAGCGCTATGGCCATCGCCGGCGCGCTAGCAGCTGGCGTGGTCTTTGGTGAACGCGTGGCTCGTCGCCTGCGCCGCCCGAAGTACTTCCGCCCCTACACCGCCTTCAAGCGCCTGGGCACCTTCTCCTTCGCCCGTGCCACGCGCCTGGCACAGCGCGCCCGCATCCCGCGCGTGCCTATGTCACCCTTCGCCCCTCGTCACAACCTGCCGGCTCCGCCACCGCAGTATGGTCCGAAGCCACCGACCCCGGCGCAGCAGGCTCGCTTCCAGCAGGGCGATGCGGTCACCGATATGTGGCCTGCCACCACCCAATTTCCTGCGCAGCGCCCCACCTACACGGTGCCAGGCAAAGACGCCCCCACCACCCCGCCGGCCGAGCAATAGCGTAGAATAGCCGGTCTGAAAGCTTTCACACTTCATTCCAGGAGGACTCCGTGCCACCCAAGGTCACAGACACTCAGCCTGCCGCTGATCAGACTCATGCCGTCGAGGAAGAGACCGCCCGCGCCGCGCGCCGCGTCGTTGCTACCTACGCCGAGGATTTCCTGGACGGCGTGACGCTCATGTCGATGTTGGGCGTCGAACCAGAGGGCCTGGTTCACAGCAAGGTACTGGCAGAGCACGAAGACGCCGCGCCGAAGAAATCCACGAAGAAGGCGACCAAGAAGGCCTCGAAGAAGTCCACAAAGAAGGCCACCAAGAAGTCGACGAAGAAGGCGACTAAGAAGTCCACGAAGAAGGCAACGAAAAAGGCCACCAAGAAGACCACTAAGAAGGCCTAAGTATGCCCGGGCGCTCCACTAGCTTCGTCGTCGTGGCCAACCGCCTGCCGGTGGACCTCGAGACCAGCCCAGACGGCACCCGCACGTGGAAGGCCTCTCCGGGCGGGCTCGTCACCGCGCTCTCCCCGGTCTTGGAGAAACACCAAGGCTGCTGGGTGGGCTGGCCGGGCGTGGCCGATGAAGCCCCAGAACCCTTCACCACGGACAAAGGGGTCTTGCTCCACCCGGTGCGCCTAACCCAGGATGATTACGAAGCCTTCTACGAGGGCTTTTCCAATGCCACGCTGTGGCCTCTGTACCACG containing:
- a CDS encoding sensor histidine kinase, with the translated sequence MSDTTTNNTNTQASVSGGTPVREKTQHRRIQRPKALPLRTWLLVLMVLVSGIGLAMSSLAVSSIMRNVLYTRVDTELNDALHSWASNLDETFYTQDRSRRPPTDYVAIAYYPNGSVVSTGPMAAIPDVRDVYVGGEPMSVASTEGDTEWRAVAAVKPDGSVVVVAKDMTTENSILKGLAIVQVIIAAVVMLIIAIVGMWFIHRALRPLRVVEKTASQIAAGNLDKRVPEWPLHTEVGQLAAALNVMLGQLQNSVVDAQEKEQQMRRFVGDASHELRTPLTSLRGYTELYRSGATQDAEFVFSKIDAESKRMSLLVEDLLSLTRAEGNRLDMRQVDMLELVLSVGSSARAAFAGRTINVNNEATDIPIVDGDPDRLHQVLLNLVSNGIRHGGEDASVTLTLRDDEEHVLIDVSDDGKGISPEDASHIFERFYRADTSRTRDTGGSGLGLAIVKSLVEQHGGSISVESELGRGSVFTVCLPKAEQAD
- a CDS encoding response regulator transcription factor; protein product: MDDSKDIKVLVVDDEPNIVELLTVSLKFQGFDVHSANSGNEALRIAREINPDAYIMDVMMPGMDGFELLGKLRSEGLDGPVLYLTAKDSVDQRIHGLTIGADDYVTKPFSLEEVITRLRVILRRGSATEDQDGSATMSYADLTLNDDTHEVTKGGEIVELSPTEFNLLRYLMQNREVVLSKAKILDNVWHYDFGGDGNVVESYISYLRRKIDTGDTPLIHTVRGVGYVLRMPRS
- a CDS encoding MFS transporter, with protein sequence MTHVSQRTDRLTVAAWALWDWGSAAFNAVLVTFIFSVYLTDSVGQQIESQFTPAQWLSWSMAVAGLVIFAVTPIMGQRSDRLGTRRRALGFWSLLTFLVMASLFFIRNDAPLYFWLGLLGLAVGSVTIQFAEVNYFAQLNQVATEDNVGRVSGLGWSAGYFGGIVLLLICYFGFVAGEGGALGLSTEGGWNIRLVALLAALWFGVSSIPVMLRVPEIAPSGNTTGGVAASYRELWRTLRSLWSEDRNAFAFLFASAIFRDGLSAVFSFGAVLGVSVYGLSPGDVLMFGVAANVAAALGAVVGGLIDDHVGPKAIILTCLAILTTMAGVMYVAQGATAFWICGLILCLCVGPAQASARGFLARVAPPGREGEMFGLYATTGRAVSWLTPFLFGVFVSVIGQGDRGGVLAIGLVLLLGALVLIPVKDPAKA
- a CDS encoding pyruvate dehydrogenase, which translates into the protein MARTYAAQLVEMLEAQGVERIYGLVGDSLNPIVDAVRRSSIEWVHVRNEEAAAFAAEADSLTTGKLAVCAASCGPGNTHLIQGLYDAHRNGAKVLAIASHIPSRQIGSKFFQETHPEAIFQECSGYCEMVNSAEQGGVVLHHAIQSTMAGNGVSVLVIPGDVSMQEAEDDTFTSSAISAGRPIVYPDPAEAAALTQAINEAKTVALFVGAGVKNAREQVLALAEKIKAPIGHALGGKMYIQYDNPFDVGMSGLLGYGAAHEATHEADLLILLGTDFPYNDFLPDANVAQVDIDGSHIGRRTRIKYPVTGDVAATIENILPHVDEKKDRSFLDTMLKKHYDKLEHVVEAYTSGVEKHTPIHPEYIADLIDKEADEDAIFTVDTGMCNVWGARYITPNGQREQIGSFRHGTMANALPMAIGAQAANPGRQVISFSGDGGLSMLMGELLTVKLHNLPLKTVVFNNSSLGMVKLEMLVQGLPEHETDHEHVNFAQIAEAAGIKHFRIEDPKDAPRLIKEALAYEGPALIDVVTDPNALSLPPTLTFEQLMGFSKAATRTVFDGGVGQMLSMAKSNLRNIPRPQDF
- a CDS encoding MFS transporter, which gives rise to MTDTQNTASADALRASATRRWSFFGVVSLGLLMIGLDNSILYTALPELSEQLHATSLQQLWIINAYALMLAGLLLGTGTLGDKIGHRRMFVIGLWIFGAASLTAALAPGAWELVAARAFLGLGASIMMPATLALIRLTFEDEIERNTAIGIWGSIAVVGAAAGPTVGGFLLEHFWWGSVFLVNVPIVIIALVLTAFLAPPNVANPAKHWDALSSLYALMTLASLVLVIKSVASSHLNAMLIGGALAICLVGAVLFTRRQDRLEDPLLTFDIFRSPIFTGGVLAAAGAMFGMAGLEMTTTQKLQLVDLYSPLHAGLIISIIALAALPMSALGGANLHRWGFLPIIAGGFLFMAGGIGCTVWGGHRELFPAYLAGLFLTGVGAGLVMSVSSTAIIGAAPASHSGMAAGVEEVSYEFGTLLSIAVTGSLVPLLFTRGLPEDIQELGMEALYTPELAGVSSSAYTHAYLSTAAGLAVVMLIFAAVTGWCFRTNPTSGGADAPHQ
- a CDS encoding TetR/AcrR family transcriptional regulator, producing MPRISKKIETLDMALAIIEKEGVHALTYDSLATATGMSKSGLIYHFPTRHQLLIDCHTLCAERWEEELIRLSGGKTADQLTERQRYRAAIESMGKNDPLIELLMSIHAQSHPDFQGVWRDVDKRWLPDPATADESVLLASVIANGLWVHDHLTERPLPPRRRRALIDVALNHLAE
- the thrE gene encoding threonine/serine exporter ThrE, giving the protein MSVLSSLRQRLRDGSAHVATIDAAKAAPPPSPLAPVDLTDPAQVTGVMEIAARVGEILIAAGTANTDAQAQIHLVASSYGLHYCHVSILLNTITIHTAIGTGTNRRNLHVFRVAPSIAVDFTKLSAVDRLIRSIHSGATPPSMAEKILDDIDAMKNPYSKKTIVSAWGAMGGFIAVMLGGDLLVGVVTFLISALIMGTNMFLAQYRLPPFYQNLVGGLLAVVPAAILYNVFAQFGIQMLPSQIIGSGIIVLVAGLTLVQCLVDGITRAPVTSSAKFFEALMSTGAIIAGVGLGIQIAGWLGFSLPPLATLAPPVYHQIPLLVVCGGIGSAGFALALGASWTEVAISGLTAAAGLVFYYSVVVPFGVGTVVASGISAVAVGLAGGLLSRRYMMPPLITMIVGYTPMLPGLTLYRGMYATLNEQIITGVTNLASAMAIAGALAAGVVFGERVARRLRRPKYFRPYTAFKRLGTFSFARATRLAQRARIPRVPMSPFAPRHNLPAPPPQYGPKPPTPAQQARFQQGDAVTDMWPATTQFPAQRPTYTVPGKDAPTTPPAEQ